In Caldicellulosiruptor obsidiansis OB47, a single window of DNA contains:
- the flgB gene encoding flagellar basal body rod protein FlgB, with protein MINMFDKIDLYKKALDWAWKRNEIISNNIANADTPGYKAKDLNFEAFLQRSFNQEESLELVTTNERHIKESSSSPDNSIEVLDSSFQMRLDQNTVDIEQEMGKLLQNSLYFDGVSLQLSREINKWKMVIKEGR; from the coding sequence ATGATAAATATGTTTGATAAAATTGACCTTTACAAAAAGGCTCTTGACTGGGCGTGGAAGAGAAACGAGATAATCTCAAACAACATAGCAAATGCGGATACGCCTGGCTATAAGGCAAAAGACTTGAATTTTGAAGCATTCTTGCAAAGGAGTTTTAACCAAGAAGAAAGTTTAGAACTTGTGACAACCAATGAAAGACATATAAAAGAAAGCAGTAGCAGTCCAGATAATTCCATAGAAGTGCTTGACAGCAGTTTCCAAATGAGACTTGATCAGAACACTGTGGACATAGAACAGGAGATGGGAAAACTCCTGCAAAACTCTCTGTATTTTGACGGTGTTTCACTTCAGCTTTCGAGAGAGATAAACAAGTGGAAGATGGTGATAAAGGAAGGAAGGTGA
- a CDS encoding FliH/SctL family protein: MSNVIRNNQVLIQNPVETNYKVLLEKLIKARAEIENYERKLKEQEEEFEKQKNRAEAFQKEAEELLSKAKQEAQRIIDEANTRAQLILKQAQENGYKEGFEKGLLDAQKEYKKMLENIEIQKAMILKERENILKDLENEVLLLVPQILEKVLEREIRDKSFLQQYIKNAILQLSIRNSLTLRVSEEDFEYVNEKLEEILRGIDGVDKVDIKVDKALRGGDVVIETPYGFVETGVRMRLEKIQEIIESLIGD, translated from the coding sequence TTGTCTAATGTTATCAGAAATAACCAGGTGCTAATTCAAAATCCAGTTGAAACGAACTATAAAGTGCTACTTGAAAAACTTATAAAAGCAAGAGCTGAGATTGAAAACTATGAAAGAAAGTTAAAAGAACAGGAAGAGGAATTTGAAAAACAAAAAAACAGAGCTGAGGCTTTTCAAAAAGAAGCTGAAGAGCTCTTGAGTAAAGCAAAACAAGAGGCTCAGAGGATAATAGACGAAGCGAATACCCGCGCTCAACTGATTTTAAAACAGGCGCAGGAAAATGGCTATAAAGAAGGTTTTGAAAAGGGTTTGCTTGATGCTCAAAAAGAATATAAAAAGATGCTTGAAAATATAGAAATTCAAAAAGCAATGATACTCAAAGAAAGAGAAAATATTCTCAAAGACCTTGAGAACGAGGTTTTGCTCCTTGTACCTCAGATTTTAGAAAAGGTTTTAGAAAGGGAGATAAGAGATAAAAGTTTTTTGCAGCAGTATATTAAGAATGCTATTTTACAGCTTTCAATCCGAAACAGTTTGACTTTAAGGGTGAGTGAGGAAGATTTTGAGTATGTAAATGAAAAACTTGAAGAAATTTTGCGAGGGATAGACGGGGTTGACAAAGTAGACATAAAGGTTGACAAGGCTTTGAGAGGTGGGGATGTGGTAATTGAAACTCCGTACGGTTTTGTTGAAACAGGTGTAAGGATGCGTCTGGAGAAAATTCAAGAAATAATTGAGTCATTGATTGGTGATTGA
- the fliI gene encoding flagellar protein export ATPase FliI, translating into MLEKLKSKVENTNFYQFTGFVNQVIGLTIESQGPAVSIGTLCRIKAVKTETLAEVVGFKDNKVLLMPYSDLVGVFPGCKVIAQDSIFEIKVGNELLGRILDGLGQPIDGKGEIKSKIKYPVENRAPNPLERPRIDTIMPLGIKAIDALLTIGRGQRVGIFAGSGVGKSTLLGMIARNAKADVNVLALIGERGRELKEFLEKDLKEEGLKRSVVVVATSDESALKRVKAAYVAMAIAEYFRDQGLDVLFLMDSLTRFAMAQREIGLAIGEPPVSRGYTPSVFSIMPKLLERAGKNQKGSITALFTVLVDGDDFNEPITDTARGILDGHIVLSRAIANKNHYPAVDVLASISRVMNDIVESSHRELANETKRILAVYREAEDLINIGAYTKGSNPEIDRAIELVPRINQFLRQDVDERFEFEEEIEMLRNIIS; encoded by the coding sequence ATGCTTGAAAAACTCAAATCAAAAGTTGAAAATACAAATTTTTACCAGTTTACTGGATTTGTAAATCAGGTTATAGGCCTTACGATAGAGTCACAGGGACCTGCTGTTAGCATAGGTACACTTTGTCGTATAAAGGCTGTGAAGACAGAGACTTTGGCAGAGGTTGTAGGGTTTAAAGATAATAAAGTACTTTTAATGCCTTATTCTGACCTTGTTGGTGTGTTTCCGGGCTGTAAAGTTATAGCTCAAGACAGTATTTTTGAAATTAAAGTAGGTAATGAGCTTCTTGGTCGAATTCTTGACGGTTTAGGACAGCCAATTGATGGCAAAGGCGAGATAAAATCAAAGATAAAATACCCTGTTGAAAACAGGGCACCAAACCCACTTGAAAGGCCGAGAATAGATACTATAATGCCGCTTGGAATAAAAGCGATTGATGCTCTTTTAACAATTGGCAGAGGGCAGAGAGTTGGAATATTTGCAGGAAGCGGCGTTGGCAAGAGTACACTTCTTGGCATGATTGCACGAAATGCTAAAGCAGATGTTAATGTTCTTGCTTTAATTGGTGAAAGGGGAAGAGAGCTAAAAGAGTTTCTGGAGAAAGATTTGAAGGAAGAAGGGCTTAAAAGGTCTGTTGTAGTAGTTGCAACTTCTGATGAATCAGCCCTGAAAAGAGTAAAGGCAGCATATGTTGCAATGGCAATTGCAGAGTATTTTCGTGACCAGGGACTTGATGTTCTTTTCTTGATGGACTCGCTTACAAGGTTTGCGATGGCTCAAAGGGAGATAGGGCTTGCAATTGGTGAGCCACCAGTGTCGCGTGGGTACACACCTTCTGTGTTTTCCATTATGCCAAAGCTTTTGGAGCGTGCAGGGAAGAACCAGAAAGGGTCTATCACAGCCCTTTTTACTGTCCTTGTTGACGGTGATGATTTTAACGAACCTATTACTGACACAGCACGGGGTATTTTGGATGGTCACATTGTTCTTTCAAGGGCAATTGCGAACAAAAATCACTATCCTGCTGTTGATGTACTTGCCAGTATCAGCAGGGTGATGAACGATATTGTTGAGTCTTCTCACAGGGAGCTTGCGAACGAGACTAAACGAATTTTAGCTGTGTATAGGGAAGCAGAGGATTTGATAAACATTGGTGCGTATACAAAAGGGTCAAACCCGGAGATTGACAGGGCGATTGAACTTGTGCCACGGATAAACCAGTTTTTGAGGCAGGATGTTGACGAGAGGTTCGAGTTTGAAGAGGAAATTGAGATGCTAAGAAACATAATCTCGTAA
- the fliE gene encoding flagellar hook-basal body complex protein FliE, which translates to MSLNINFDSISKVFEKQFSSINTNSASNQTSQISFVDFLYKALEGVDSLQKEAEYQNNLFLLGLSANPQDAIVASEKASIALQLTLQIRNKILDAYNEIMRMQV; encoded by the coding sequence ATGTCTTTAAATATAAACTTTGATAGTATTTCAAAGGTTTTTGAGAAGCAATTTTCAAGCATAAATACAAACAGTGCAAGCAATCAAACTTCTCAGATTTCGTTTGTTGATTTTCTTTACAAAGCATTAGAAGGTGTAGATAGCCTGCAAAAAGAAGCAGAGTATCAGAATAACCTGTTTTTGTTAGGGCTTTCTGCAAACCCACAGGATGCTATAGTAGCATCTGAAAAAGCTTCCATTGCATTGCAGCTTACATTGCAGATTAGAAATAAAATTTTGGATGCATACAATGAAATTATGCGCATGCAGGTATAG
- the codY gene encoding GTP-sensing pleiotropic transcriptional regulator CodY: MQQSLLEKVRKLNRVIQSKDKGVLDFERLCSVVGDVTDSSVFFIDKDGKVICKYIMPFVNVDIKLSEEKKIGDKLQKFFWWFVDTRANMKFSDITRIAEIESKAGGENDLLCTSVPVIGGGRRFGTVLAFKSFSAFTEEDIIVLEYASTVIGLELLNLLKEEDEEEKKKREMIKSAIETLSVSELEALVHIFDELKGNEGLLVASRIADKVGITRSVIVNALRKFESAGLIETRSLGLKGTYIKVLNEMVRNEIEKQKEKLKLK; this comes from the coding sequence ATGCAGCAGAGTCTTCTTGAAAAGGTCAGAAAACTAAACAGAGTTATCCAAAGCAAGGACAAAGGGGTTTTGGATTTTGAAAGGCTGTGCTCTGTTGTTGGTGATGTGACAGATTCGAGTGTATTTTTTATTGACAAAGATGGGAAGGTCATTTGCAAATACATCATGCCTTTTGTGAATGTGGATATAAAGCTTTCTGAAGAGAAAAAGATAGGCGATAAGCTTCAAAAGTTTTTTTGGTGGTTTGTGGACACCAGAGCAAATATGAAGTTTTCAGACATCACTAGGATTGCTGAAATTGAGAGCAAAGCTGGTGGAGAAAACGACCTGCTGTGCACATCTGTCCCTGTAATTGGCGGAGGAAGAAGATTCGGCACAGTTTTGGCATTCAAAAGTTTTTCCGCTTTTACAGAAGAAGATATAATTGTACTTGAATATGCCTCAACTGTGATTGGGCTTGAGCTTTTAAATCTTTTAAAGGAAGAAGATGAAGAGGAAAAGAAAAAAAGAGAGATGATAAAATCGGCGATTGAGACACTTTCTGTGTCTGAGCTTGAAGCGCTTGTGCATATTTTTGATGAGCTAAAAGGGAATGAAGGACTTTTGGTTGCAAGCAGAATTGCAGACAAGGTGGGAATAACACGTTCTGTCATTGTAAATGCGCTCAGAAAGTTTGAAAGTGCAGGACTTATAGAGACAAGGTCGCTTGGTCTCAAAGGCACATATATAAAGGTGTTAAATGAAATGGTGAGAAATGAGATAGAAAAACAAAAGGAAAAGCTAAAATTAAAGTGA
- the fliG gene encoding flagellar motor switch protein FliG, whose translation MPKTGFSGKQKAAMLLIALGPERSAKIFKHLKEEEIEELTLEIANIRTVSPEQKQAILEEFYNLCLAQEYIAEGGIDYAKEVLEKALGPEKAKEVIEKLTVSLQVRPFDFIRKADASQILNFIQNEHPQTIALVISYLKPQQAAQVLASLPQEKQADVARRIALMDRTSPDVIREVEKVLEKKLSSVVMQDYTVVGGIQAIVDILNAVDRGTEKRILEALELEDVELVEEIRKRMFVFEDIVKLDNRSIQRILREVENNTLAIALKGTTEEVRKVIFSNMSKRMAEMIQEDMEYMGPVRIRDVEEAQQKIVNIIRKLEDAGEIVISRGGGDEIIV comes from the coding sequence ATGCCCAAAACAGGGTTTTCTGGTAAACAAAAAGCGGCTATGCTTTTAATTGCACTTGGGCCTGAGAGGTCAGCAAAGATTTTTAAGCACTTGAAAGAAGAGGAGATTGAAGAGCTGACTTTAGAGATAGCCAATATAAGAACAGTATCGCCTGAACAAAAGCAGGCCATCTTGGAAGAGTTTTACAATCTTTGCCTTGCACAGGAGTACATTGCAGAAGGTGGTATTGACTATGCAAAAGAGGTCTTGGAAAAGGCGCTTGGACCTGAAAAGGCCAAAGAGGTTATAGAAAAGCTTACAGTATCTCTTCAGGTAAGACCTTTTGACTTTATCAGGAAAGCTGATGCATCGCAGATACTCAACTTTATTCAAAACGAACATCCACAGACAATAGCGCTTGTTATTTCATACTTAAAACCACAGCAAGCAGCACAGGTTTTGGCATCATTGCCTCAAGAAAAACAGGCTGATGTTGCGCGAAGGATTGCGCTTATGGACAGAACTTCACCGGATGTCATACGTGAAGTTGAGAAGGTGCTTGAGAAAAAACTTTCATCTGTTGTTATGCAGGATTACACAGTTGTTGGCGGTATTCAGGCTATTGTTGACATATTGAATGCCGTTGACAGGGGTACAGAAAAGAGGATTTTGGAAGCACTGGAACTTGAAGATGTTGAACTTGTTGAAGAGATCAGAAAACGCATGTTTGTATTTGAAGACATTGTCAAGCTTGACAACAGGTCTATTCAGAGAATTTTGCGTGAGGTTGAAAACAATACACTGGCAATTGCTCTCAAAGGTACAACTGAGGAGGTTCGAAAGGTTATCTTTAGCAATATGTCAAAACGAATGGCAGAGATGATTCAAGAAGATATGGAATACATGGGACCTGTAAGAATTCGTGATGTAGAAGAAGCTCAGCAAAAGATTGTTAACATTATTAGAAAGCTTGAAGATGCGGGAGAGATTGTCATTTCTCGTGGCGGGGGAGATGAGATAATTGTCTAA
- the flgC gene encoding flagellar basal body rod protein FlgC — MFDAINISSSALTAQRVRMDVIAQNIANANTTRTESGQPYRRKIVVFEERKQSFADILTQKIGEAANSYYGGVRVKAILEDPSPFKKVYDPTHPDADQNGYVNYPNVDIVTEMVNMIEASRSYEANVTALNITKSMITRTFEIGK, encoded by the coding sequence ATGTTTGATGCGATAAACATTTCATCGTCAGCCTTGACTGCACAGCGGGTAAGAATGGATGTAATTGCCCAGAATATTGCAAATGCAAATACTACAAGAACAGAAAGTGGTCAGCCTTACAGAAGAAAAATTGTGGTTTTTGAAGAAAGAAAACAGAGCTTTGCTGATATCTTAACTCAAAAGATTGGTGAGGCTGCAAATTCATATTATGGCGGTGTGAGAGTTAAAGCAATTTTAGAGGACCCAAGTCCGTTTAAAAAAGTATATGACCCTACTCATCCTGATGCTGACCAAAATGGGTATGTAAATTATCCGAATGTAGATATTGTTACAGAAATGGTTAACATGATTGAAGCGTCACGTTCTTATGAGGCAAATGTCACTGCTCTTAATATAACAAAGTCAATGATAACAAGAACATTTGAGATAGGTAAATAA
- the fliF gene encoding flagellar basal-body MS-ring/collar protein FliF, protein MPQFLNDFLKNIREKWANFSKSQKIMFIISSSIILLSVIAAIYITTRPHYVTIFSGLDPKEAAEIQNILSEQKIDSKAANGGTTILVRDTDVDRAKMAAAQAGYPKNSSITFEDALKLSSSMTATESDKRRTFIKLKESEIQEALKQMSDYIEDAVVNLSIPEDYTFALKDEATKPTASVKLTLKKSLGSDQIEGIQRFVAASVEGLLPENVVIIDNKGNYLSDNSSDTTEGLSSKQLQIKVATKNEIEKKVKELLGNYVNSPEDVKVSVNLDMNFDMQKISETKYSPVLEDSGIVVSKKTTKEEAQSTNSSSSGVPGTDTNPTQNTTQYPITSQGGQSTYTKSDETVNYQNNEKKIETIKAPGTINYDKSSIAVVLYRYITYTQEDFEKSDQAKNMTWAQFKLQNQNNKRPFLTDQKEIETIVNLIKSATGIQNVTVEGYEVPTFVDRPQRQIPVDYIYVALAFLLLMVFAISLLIKASRGKSRTVELAGVGPVEISEEKPVAEGILQEAEKRKEAEVEEINVEEFGVNQYEKQIDKLLREKPEIVAQLLRNWLNEDWE, encoded by the coding sequence TTGCCTCAGTTTTTGAATGATTTTTTGAAAAATATAAGGGAAAAATGGGCTAATTTTTCTAAATCGCAAAAAATAATGTTTATAATATCTTCTTCTATAATATTATTATCGGTCATTGCAGCCATTTATATTACAACAAGACCTCACTATGTTACAATCTTTTCTGGGCTTGATCCTAAAGAGGCAGCAGAGATTCAAAACATTTTAAGTGAGCAAAAGATTGATTCAAAAGCTGCAAACGGTGGTACAACTATATTAGTAAGGGATACTGATGTTGACAGGGCAAAGATGGCGGCAGCTCAAGCAGGATATCCTAAAAACAGCAGTATTACATTTGAAGATGCACTCAAACTTTCAAGCTCTATGACGGCAACAGAGTCAGATAAAAGAAGGACGTTTATAAAACTTAAAGAAAGTGAAATTCAAGAGGCTCTAAAGCAGATGTCAGATTACATAGAGGATGCGGTTGTAAATTTGAGCATTCCTGAGGATTATACTTTTGCACTCAAGGATGAGGCAACAAAACCCACTGCAAGTGTAAAGCTCACTTTGAAAAAGAGTTTAGGCTCAGACCAGATAGAAGGTATTCAGAGGTTTGTTGCAGCCTCTGTTGAAGGACTTTTGCCAGAAAATGTAGTGATAATAGACAATAAAGGGAATTATCTTTCAGATAACTCATCCGATACAACCGAAGGGCTTTCGAGCAAACAGCTTCAAATCAAAGTTGCAACAAAAAATGAGATAGAAAAAAAAGTAAAAGAGCTTTTAGGAAACTATGTAAACTCCCCTGAAGATGTGAAGGTTTCAGTGAATTTAGATATGAACTTTGATATGCAAAAGATAAGTGAAACAAAGTACTCTCCTGTTTTAGAAGACAGTGGGATAGTTGTATCAAAAAAGACGACAAAGGAGGAAGCCCAGAGCACAAATTCTTCATCCAGCGGTGTTCCTGGGACTGATACAAATCCAACCCAGAATACAACACAATATCCTATAACCTCTCAAGGTGGGCAGTCTACATATACAAAGAGTGATGAAACTGTGAATTATCAGAACAATGAAAAAAAGATTGAGACTATAAAAGCACCTGGTACAATCAACTATGATAAGTCTTCAATAGCAGTTGTGTTGTACAGATATATTACATATACCCAGGAAGATTTTGAGAAGTCTGATCAAGCAAAAAATATGACATGGGCACAGTTCAAGCTCCAAAACCAGAACAACAAAAGGCCGTTTTTGACAGACCAAAAAGAGATAGAAACAATTGTAAATTTAATAAAAAGCGCAACAGGTATACAAAATGTTACTGTAGAGGGGTATGAAGTTCCAACCTTTGTTGACAGACCACAAAGACAAATCCCTGTTGATTACATTTATGTTGCACTTGCATTTTTACTTTTGATGGTATTTGCTATAAGTCTTTTGATAAAGGCGTCGAGGGGCAAATCACGTACTGTAGAACTTGCTGGTGTTGGACCTGTAGAGATTTCAGAGGAAAAACCTGTAGCTGAGGGAATTTTGCAAGAGGCCGAAAAGAGAAAAGAAGCAGAAGTTGAAGAGATAAATGTTGAAGAATTTGGTGTTAACCAGTACGAAAAACAGATTGATAAACTCTTAAGAGAAAAACCTGAAATAGTAGCACAACTTCTGAGAAACTGGCTTAACGAAGATTGGGAGTGA